A genomic region of Pseudomonas abietaniphila contains the following coding sequences:
- a CDS encoding MFS transporter → MQPSSSSSAASPWLSVAAVGIGAFALVTTEFLPVGLLPQVARELSMTEGQTGLMVTLPGLLAALTAPLTLLWARTFDRRHVLCALLALLALSNMTVAIASNLWSLLLGRAFLGIAVGGFWTIGGTLGPRLRPEQAAKASSLIFSGVSIGTVAGVPAGTLLGEMLGWRVVFGVAAGLSVIVTLLLWRTLPRLPAQSGAGLGVLGEVLRMRKTRVGLLAVLSIFVGQFAAYTYLSPYLINEAGMSSVSLSAILLGFGAAGFVGNLAGGWAVAKSSTWTLIGTALLMGLPMILLSAVASLAPAVVLFVMVWGVGFGLLPFAMQSWLFAMAPDKLEAMGAIFVSSAQASIGVGALAGGLIVDHLGVLSALTVGGTLGVLTAVVILISQFRTSKEVQWSPEV, encoded by the coding sequence GTGCAACCCTCCTCTTCTTCAAGTGCTGCATCCCCCTGGCTCTCAGTAGCAGCGGTAGGGATTGGCGCGTTCGCTCTGGTGACGACCGAGTTCCTTCCAGTCGGACTGCTGCCACAGGTCGCGCGGGAACTCTCAATGACCGAAGGGCAAACCGGACTGATGGTGACATTACCCGGTCTGCTCGCCGCGCTGACCGCACCGTTGACGCTCCTGTGGGCTCGTACGTTTGACAGACGCCATGTGCTCTGTGCTCTTCTGGCCTTGCTCGCCTTGTCCAACATGACCGTGGCTATTGCTTCGAATCTTTGGAGTTTGCTGCTTGGCCGCGCGTTTCTCGGTATCGCTGTAGGAGGCTTCTGGACAATCGGTGGCACGCTCGGACCGCGGCTACGCCCCGAGCAGGCGGCGAAAGCCAGCTCATTGATTTTTTCGGGCGTTTCAATCGGTACAGTCGCGGGAGTGCCTGCCGGTACACTCTTGGGCGAGATGCTGGGGTGGCGCGTGGTATTCGGCGTTGCCGCAGGATTGTCGGTCATCGTCACATTGCTGCTCTGGCGGACGCTGCCTCGGCTGCCCGCACAATCCGGAGCCGGGCTTGGAGTGCTGGGAGAAGTCCTTCGCATGCGTAAAACCCGAGTAGGACTGCTGGCGGTGCTGTCGATCTTCGTTGGGCAATTCGCGGCATACACCTACCTGTCGCCTTACCTGATCAACGAGGCGGGTATGTCCTCAGTGTCACTCAGTGCGATCTTGCTGGGGTTCGGTGCCGCTGGTTTTGTCGGCAACCTGGCAGGAGGCTGGGCGGTGGCCAAAAGCTCAACCTGGACGTTGATTGGAACGGCCTTGCTGATGGGGCTTCCGATGATCCTGTTATCAGCGGTCGCCTCGCTCGCACCGGCCGTTGTGCTGTTCGTCATGGTATGGGGCGTCGGTTTCGGCCTGTTGCCTTTCGCGATGCAGAGCTGGCTGTTCGCAATGGCACCGGACAAGCTGGAGGCCATGGGGGCCATTTTCGTGTCCAGCGCGCAAGCGTCGATCGGCGTTGGTGCACTGGCGGGTGGGCTGATTGTGGACCATCTCGGCGTGCTGAGCGCACTGACCGTTGGCGGGACGCTGGGTGTGCTGACGGCCGTCGTGATCCTTATCAGTCAGTTCAGGACATCCAAGGAAGTACAGTGGAGCCCTGAAGTTTAG
- a CDS encoding alpha/beta hydrolase encodes MKKSTKSASAVLATVLAHSALASTPVETDGHLDPQIRAFLSQVNKDSSPFWTLPGPQVRATLTGLQSKSDVDVSGIVINEKTISQDGRNVKLYVVKPENAKGSLPVVLFIHGGVWLAGNFENHKRLVRDIAVGSGSAVVFVEYTPIPDAVFPTQLEESYAAAKWVAANGDQIGVDGSRMAVAGNSVGGDMSAALTLIAKERGGPKLRFQALLIPATDANFETQSYKDFATGRFLARDFMSFGWNIYAPDAATRKNPHAAPLQASIAQLQGLPPALVITAENDPLRDEGEAYARKLKEAGVPVTATRYNGTIHDFVLLNGLRQVPSTIAALDQLNQELHKHLQP; translated from the coding sequence ATGAAAAAATCTACGAAATCGGCTTCTGCAGTTCTCGCAACCGTTTTGGCGCATTCAGCACTGGCTTCAACGCCGGTGGAAACCGATGGTCACCTTGATCCGCAGATCCGCGCTTTCCTGTCTCAAGTGAACAAGGACAGCAGCCCTTTCTGGACTTTGCCCGGCCCGCAGGTGCGGGCCACACTGACCGGGCTTCAATCCAAGTCGGACGTTGACGTGTCTGGAATAGTGATCAACGAAAAGACCATCTCCCAAGACGGTCGAAACGTAAAGCTGTATGTCGTCAAACCGGAAAACGCCAAAGGCTCTCTCCCAGTCGTCTTGTTCATTCACGGCGGTGTATGGCTAGCAGGTAACTTTGAAAACCATAAACGTCTGGTTCGAGACATAGCTGTAGGATCAGGGTCTGCAGTCGTGTTCGTGGAATACACCCCTATCCCAGACGCGGTCTTTCCAACGCAGTTGGAAGAGAGCTACGCGGCGGCAAAATGGGTCGCGGCTAACGGCGATCAAATTGGTGTCGACGGATCCAGGATGGCTGTTGCGGGTAACTCGGTGGGTGGCGATATGTCCGCGGCATTGACTCTGATCGCCAAAGAGCGCGGCGGTCCGAAACTACGCTTTCAGGCGCTCTTGATCCCGGCCACAGATGCCAATTTCGAGACGCAGTCCTACAAAGACTTCGCCACAGGACGGTTCCTGGCGCGGGATTTCATGAGCTTCGGCTGGAACATCTATGCACCTGATGCCGCTACCCGCAAAAACCCTCACGCTGCCCCCTTGCAGGCCAGCATTGCACAGCTTCAGGGATTACCGCCTGCACTGGTCATCACTGCAGAAAACGACCCGTTGCGCGACGAGGGCGAGGCTTATGCCCGCAAGTTGAAAGAAGCGGGGGTGCCAGTCACTGCTACGCGTTACAACGGAACTATCCACGACTTCGTGCTGCTAAACGGACTTCGTCAGGTACCGTCGACCATTGCCGCGCTGGATCAGCTCAATCAGGAACTGCACAAACATCTTCAGCCCTGA
- a CDS encoding LysR family transcriptional regulator has product MFDLNDLAIFVQIADAGSFAKVARSTGAPSNTLSRRIKLLEESLGARLLHRSTRKLTLTDAGKLLYKQSASPVNALIEVSRQLIDQGQEPAGRIRVAAHADFFEVFQMEFVAGFLARHPKTQVDFVLGDQHNDLIAEGIDIAFRSGAMRDSALIVRKIGAVRRILAASPEYLESFGLPTDVHSLNQHNCISFSHPSSQLWWDLVGPDGSARVEISCRFQASTAQAQIRAAMAGLGICLMPESLMRSALQSKQLVHVLPAYGHLNNDLSVVLPSRKHIPLAVSRFADEAVAHLVERLADW; this is encoded by the coding sequence ATGTTCGACCTAAATGACTTGGCAATTTTCGTCCAGATTGCCGATGCGGGCAGTTTCGCAAAAGTGGCACGATCTACCGGGGCGCCGTCCAACACCTTAAGTCGACGTATCAAGCTGCTTGAAGAGAGTCTAGGCGCACGGCTGCTCCACCGATCAACCCGTAAGCTGACGTTAACTGACGCGGGAAAATTGCTCTATAAACAAAGTGCGAGCCCGGTCAATGCGCTGATCGAAGTCAGTCGTCAGTTGATCGACCAAGGGCAAGAGCCGGCAGGGCGGATTAGGGTCGCAGCTCACGCCGATTTTTTTGAAGTGTTTCAGATGGAATTTGTTGCCGGATTTCTCGCTCGCCATCCAAAAACCCAAGTGGATTTCGTGCTCGGAGACCAGCACAACGATTTGATTGCGGAGGGGATAGATATTGCATTTAGATCGGGTGCAATGCGTGACTCTGCACTAATCGTCCGGAAGATTGGCGCTGTCCGCCGTATCTTGGCTGCAAGCCCTGAATATTTGGAAAGCTTCGGTTTGCCCACAGATGTGCACTCCCTCAATCAGCACAACTGTATTAGCTTCTCTCATCCCTCCAGCCAACTGTGGTGGGACTTGGTCGGTCCGGACGGTTCGGCCCGGGTCGAGATTAGTTGTCGTTTTCAGGCGAGCACAGCCCAGGCCCAAATCAGGGCCGCCATGGCTGGGCTGGGCATTTGTCTGATGCCCGAGTCACTCATGCGATCTGCGTTACAAAGCAAGCAATTGGTTCATGTATTACCTGCGTATGGCCATCTCAACAACGACTTATCCGTCGTGCTCCCCAGTCGGAAACATATTCCGTTAGCGGTCAGCCGATTTGCAGATGAAGCGGTAGCGCATTTGGTCGAGAGGCTCGCAGATTGGTAA
- a CDS encoding LysR family transcriptional regulator — protein MIRIDDLIIFLRVVSLDSFSAVGREMDLLPSQISASVKRLERELDIRLFARSTRSLRLTPEGEQYLPYAKTVVDSLNEGRACLQQSSNDLKGPIQLACPSDLGRNILLPELIEFRQKNPCISLKLSLSDRIVDIYREPIDVAIRYGVIPNSDFVSIPLLPFNRKTLAAAPSYLKKKGRPNSVQDLNDHACLTSHSNGKSHDRWVFPDAGNDLTVRVSGPIISDDTDVIRQCAIAGEGILYRSWLDICQDVTAGHLEVLLPDQPGERLPLQFICPHRKQLSTSIRSLYSYLKNRFEQLAGNGSCGERP, from the coding sequence ATGATTCGGATTGACGACCTGATCATTTTCTTACGCGTTGTTTCTCTTGATAGCTTTTCAGCTGTGGGTAGAGAGATGGATCTGCTTCCCTCCCAGATTAGCGCTTCGGTAAAAAGGCTTGAGCGAGAGCTCGATATACGGTTATTTGCACGTTCTACGCGCAGCCTTCGATTGACGCCAGAAGGTGAGCAGTATTTGCCCTATGCCAAGACCGTGGTGGACTCCTTGAACGAAGGCAGAGCCTGTCTGCAGCAAAGCAGCAATGACCTGAAAGGTCCGATACAGCTCGCATGCCCTTCCGATCTCGGCCGGAATATCTTGCTACCTGAGTTAATCGAGTTCCGGCAAAAAAATCCGTGCATCTCGCTGAAACTATCTCTGTCCGACCGAATAGTCGATATTTACCGCGAGCCGATCGACGTAGCGATCCGCTACGGTGTGATTCCGAATTCAGATTTTGTGTCTATCCCGCTCTTGCCGTTCAACCGCAAGACGCTTGCCGCTGCGCCGTCCTACCTGAAGAAAAAAGGGAGACCCAACAGTGTTCAGGATTTAAACGACCATGCATGCCTGACCAGTCATTCAAACGGGAAATCACATGACAGATGGGTGTTCCCTGACGCGGGTAATGACCTGACAGTTCGCGTATCAGGTCCCATCATTAGTGATGACACAGATGTCATTCGCCAATGTGCTATCGCTGGCGAAGGCATTCTCTACAGGTCATGGCTCGATATATGCCAGGACGTGACCGCCGGCCATCTTGAGGTTCTTCTTCCCGACCAGCCTGGGGAACGCCTCCCGCTTCAGTTTATCTGTCCGCACCGCAAACAGCTTTCAACGTCGATTCGGTCACTTTACAGCTACCTCAAAAACCGCTTTGAACAGCTTGCCGGCAATGGTTCATGTGGTGAACGGCCGTAG
- a CDS encoding zinc-binding dehydrogenase, whose translation MTQRIRIYQQGTPAVLHHETFDLESPAREQVVIRHEAIGVNFVDTMFRDGTFKVPLPFSMGVEAAGIVEAVGSRAQDLKVGDRVGYFFAFGAYADRRVIDASALIKLPDDISSEQAAGLLSKGLTAWALVKQVHQVRAGETVVVHGASGGVGSLLVHWAKSLGATVIATVGSADKSRIVEGWGLNHVLRSDEPDLAARIKAVNGGVGVDVVYDLVGRQTLDASISALREGGDLIHVGNASGGVAADAELLAARGIRYVQPSTPQYVNTQNQNRAASELFERFRAGALGHLELSRYPMEEAAMAHKAIAARKHTGSIVLIPQVS comes from the coding sequence ATGACTCAACGCATCCGGATTTACCAGCAAGGCACACCCGCTGTACTTCATCACGAAACCTTTGATCTGGAGTCACCCGCGCGTGAGCAGGTCGTGATACGCCACGAAGCCATCGGGGTGAATTTCGTCGACACCATGTTCAGGGACGGCACCTTCAAGGTTCCACTGCCATTCAGCATGGGCGTGGAGGCGGCGGGCATCGTGGAGGCTGTCGGCTCGCGTGCGCAGGACTTGAAAGTGGGTGACCGTGTGGGCTATTTCTTCGCGTTCGGCGCGTATGCCGATCGTCGAGTGATCGATGCCAGTGCGCTGATCAAACTTCCCGACGATATCTCCAGCGAGCAGGCCGCCGGGCTGCTATCAAAGGGGCTCACAGCCTGGGCGCTGGTTAAGCAGGTCCATCAGGTGCGAGCCGGTGAGACCGTTGTCGTACATGGCGCATCAGGTGGCGTAGGGAGCCTGCTCGTACATTGGGCCAAATCGCTGGGCGCCACCGTCATCGCTACGGTCGGGTCAGCCGATAAGTCTCGAATCGTCGAGGGCTGGGGGCTGAACCATGTGTTGCGCTCTGACGAGCCGGATCTGGCCGCACGGATCAAAGCCGTGAATGGTGGCGTCGGTGTCGACGTGGTATACGACCTAGTCGGGCGGCAGACGCTGGACGCCTCAATTAGCGCGCTGCGTGAAGGTGGCGACCTCATTCACGTCGGCAATGCTTCGGGCGGTGTGGCTGCGGACGCCGAGCTGCTGGCGGCACGGGGCATTCGATACGTCCAACCCTCGACGCCGCAATACGTCAACACGCAGAACCAGAACAGGGCTGCATCCGAGTTGTTCGAGCGCTTCCGGGCAGGCGCGCTCGGCCACTTAGAACTTTCCCGCTACCCGATGGAAGAAGCGGCAATGGCCCATAAAGCCATCGCAGCGCGCAAGCATACCGGGTCGATTGTGCTGATTCCTCAGGTCAGTTGA
- a CDS encoding SDR family NAD(P)-dependent oxidoreductase encodes MTQQLKGKVALVTGGSRGIGAAIAKRLAADGAHVAFSYARSPEQAQNVVAEIERQGVQALAIQADQGDTAQVIALVKQVHQHFGQLDILVNSAGVFVTGPVGAPDADIAAFDRQQAVNVGGVVTAVRTAVGLMNDGGRIISLGTTGADHVPFPGAADYIATKAAVAAYTRGWARDLGPRNITVNVIQPGAINTEMNPETADHAPFLAGLAALGRYGQPEDIAAAVAFLAGPEASYITGATLNVDGGQSA; translated from the coding sequence ATGACTCAGCAACTCAAAGGTAAGGTGGCACTGGTAACCGGCGGCTCTCGTGGCATTGGTGCAGCCATCGCGAAACGTCTCGCAGCAGACGGCGCACACGTCGCATTCAGCTACGCAAGATCCCCTGAGCAGGCGCAAAACGTGGTCGCCGAGATTGAGCGTCAGGGCGTGCAGGCACTGGCGATCCAGGCCGACCAAGGTGACACCGCGCAGGTTATCGCGCTGGTCAAACAGGTTCATCAACACTTTGGTCAACTGGACATCCTGGTCAACAGTGCTGGCGTTTTTGTCACGGGCCCCGTGGGTGCTCCTGACGCCGACATCGCAGCATTCGATCGCCAGCAAGCCGTCAACGTGGGCGGCGTGGTGACCGCAGTGCGCACGGCGGTTGGCCTGATGAATGACGGTGGACGAATCATTTCCCTGGGCACGACGGGCGCTGACCACGTGCCATTCCCGGGTGCTGCCGACTATATCGCGACCAAAGCCGCCGTCGCTGCTTACACCCGTGGCTGGGCCCGCGACCTGGGCCCTCGCAACATCACTGTCAATGTCATCCAGCCGGGTGCGATCAACACCGAGATGAACCCTGAAACCGCCGACCATGCTCCGTTCCTTGCGGGCCTGGCAGCGCTGGGCCGCTACGGTCAACCCGAAGACATCGCCGCAGCCGTGGCTTTCCTGGCAGGTCCTGAGGCGTCGTACATCACCGGCGCCACGCTCAACGTCGATGGCGGCCAGAGCGCCTGA
- a CDS encoding LysR family transcriptional regulator yields MDYFNAVKAFIQVVEAGSFVKAAQSLNLPRNTVTKHIQSLESHLRIKLLNRTTRRISLTNDGTAYYERMVRVVDQWLEAESDLVSAQARAHGRLRVDMGSTMATMLVLPALPDFQKRYPELQLDIGVSDRPVDLLGDRVDCVIRGGTLNDPSLIARRLGSLKFVTCATPEYLGTHGVPSHPKDLETNHQMVRYFFAGTNRRLPVEFVKGDERISVDANYFVSVNDSNALLAAALAGMGVLQTLMFMAEPHFKSGALVQLLEDWTLEPNPTYIVYSPNRHLSARVRVFVDWLVELFETKGLR; encoded by the coding sequence GTGGACTATTTCAACGCAGTCAAAGCGTTTATCCAGGTGGTGGAGGCCGGAAGCTTCGTCAAGGCCGCGCAATCTCTGAACCTTCCACGCAACACCGTCACCAAGCACATCCAGTCGCTGGAAAGTCACCTGCGGATCAAACTGCTTAACCGCACCACGCGACGCATTTCACTCACCAACGACGGAACCGCCTATTACGAACGCATGGTGCGTGTGGTGGATCAATGGCTGGAGGCTGAGTCGGATCTGGTCAGCGCCCAGGCCCGTGCTCACGGTCGTTTGCGTGTGGACATGGGCTCGACCATGGCGACCATGCTGGTATTGCCTGCGTTGCCGGACTTCCAAAAACGCTATCCCGAATTGCAACTGGACATTGGAGTGAGCGACAGGCCGGTCGACCTGCTCGGTGATCGGGTCGACTGCGTTATTCGCGGCGGCACGTTGAATGACCCGTCGTTGATTGCCAGACGGCTGGGCAGCCTCAAGTTCGTGACTTGCGCGACGCCTGAATACCTCGGCACTCATGGCGTGCCTTCCCACCCGAAAGATCTGGAAACGAACCACCAGATGGTTCGCTACTTTTTCGCCGGAACCAATCGACGGCTGCCTGTGGAGTTCGTGAAAGGTGACGAGCGTATCTCGGTGGATGCTAACTATTTCGTATCAGTGAACGATTCGAATGCGCTGCTCGCTGCCGCGCTCGCCGGTATGGGCGTGTTGCAGACATTGATGTTCATGGCTGAACCCCACTTTAAATCAGGCGCGCTGGTGCAGTTGCTGGAGGACTGGACGTTGGAGCCGAATCCGACCTATATCGTTTACTCACCCAATCGACACCTCAGCGCCCGCGTGAGGGTCTTCGTAGATTGGCTTGTCGAATTGTTTGAAACGAAGGGATTACGCTGA
- a CDS encoding DUF3772 domain-containing protein, whose amino-acid sequence MQPVMLNRFFAGLLVLMSLCVTLPALAQSSPAPAPANDLSALQPPAEGPTLEQLNDQLDQIRQKVTGSANDDVLSDLRQAALQVQKQADTLVAQQTTSIEHLNDQLNILGAPQPDEPPTISSQRKALTAKKNALVDDQRQTNTLSQSARDLASQIFSLRRSLFDSQITTRSASPLSTVFWSTMIRPTDDDLGRLHGLLDDLKSASSAALAPGKRFFFFCVFAGALLIWVAGRRLIEHVLIWMMIRWLPEGRLRRSALALTVGLTTILTIGAATSLLHWGIETNAVLSADVVNLLDQMQTLIIFCAFIVGLGRGLLMLSHPSWRLPQIPDPIAEAIGHFPVLLALALVIIGTQERINSVIASSLALTVAVNGLTALAVSLVFFFTLLRYRRTRRKQGLERLPGFAGLVPFVVAVWVGFSLLALLAGYLTLAYFLTVKLLWMSVVAATGYLLIACFGDICETLLSPKQPGGEALGAALGLAPRHQAQASTALAGIGRTLLLFTAVVLAFMPSGSSPGELLEGFTQLDFGNKPLGGLEIAPSDILLAIGVLVIGMLSIRILKDWLAERLLPETNMDAGMQASLVTLVGYIGVVLLAIVVMSTLHVSLTNLTWVVSALSVGIGFGLQAIVQNFISGLILLTERPVKVGDWVSLAGVEGDIRRINVRATEIQMSDRSTVIVPNSQFITQNVRNVTMGNALGVVGITLTLPLDTDVLKIRDLLMQAFTEHEAILDTPAPSVSFKDLTNTGVIIAVSGYVNSPRSVGGARSDLLFTVLGRLRELGIALSSPQSMVLVTEGGEKLVQPEG is encoded by the coding sequence ATGCAGCCCGTCATGCTGAACCGCTTTTTTGCTGGACTGCTTGTCCTGATGTCACTGTGCGTCACCTTGCCAGCCCTCGCTCAATCGAGTCCTGCTCCTGCTCCCGCTAACGACCTCAGCGCGTTGCAGCCTCCGGCCGAGGGCCCGACGCTGGAGCAGCTCAACGACCAACTCGACCAGATTCGGCAAAAGGTAACGGGAAGCGCCAATGACGACGTGCTCTCGGACTTGCGCCAGGCCGCGCTTCAGGTGCAGAAACAGGCCGATACGCTCGTCGCCCAACAAACCACCAGCATCGAACACCTGAACGATCAGTTGAATATTCTCGGTGCTCCCCAGCCCGACGAACCGCCCACCATCAGCAGCCAGCGTAAAGCGCTGACGGCGAAGAAGAATGCGCTGGTTGACGATCAGCGTCAGACCAACACGCTGAGCCAGTCGGCTCGCGACCTGGCCAGCCAGATCTTCAGCTTGCGCCGCAGTCTCTTCGACTCCCAGATCACCACGCGCTCGGCCAGCCCGCTCAGCACCGTGTTCTGGTCAACGATGATCCGCCCGACCGACGACGATCTGGGACGCTTGCATGGGCTGCTCGATGATCTAAAGAGCGCTTCCAGCGCTGCGCTGGCGCCGGGCAAGCGGTTTTTCTTCTTCTGCGTGTTCGCTGGTGCGTTGCTGATCTGGGTCGCCGGCCGGCGCCTGATAGAGCATGTGCTGATCTGGATGATGATCCGCTGGCTGCCCGAGGGACGCCTGCGACGCAGTGCCCTGGCGCTCACAGTCGGGCTGACGACCATTCTGACCATCGGCGCCGCGACGTCTTTGCTGCATTGGGGCATTGAGACCAATGCAGTATTGAGCGCTGACGTGGTCAACCTGCTTGACCAGATGCAAACGCTGATCATCTTCTGCGCCTTCATCGTCGGCCTCGGTCGCGGGCTATTGATGCTTTCTCACCCGTCATGGCGCTTGCCGCAGATACCTGATCCGATCGCCGAAGCCATCGGCCATTTCCCCGTGCTGCTGGCCTTGGCGCTGGTCATCATCGGCACCCAGGAGCGAATCAACAGCGTGATCGCCAGCAGCCTGGCGTTGACCGTGGCGGTGAACGGTCTGACCGCGCTGGCGGTTTCGCTGGTGTTCTTCTTTACCTTGTTGCGCTATCGCCGAACCCGCCGCAAGCAGGGTTTGGAGCGTCTCCCCGGTTTCGCCGGCCTGGTTCCGTTCGTGGTGGCGGTCTGGGTGGGGTTCAGCCTGCTGGCGCTGCTGGCCGGTTACCTCACCCTGGCGTACTTCCTGACGGTGAAACTGCTCTGGATGAGCGTGGTGGCCGCTACCGGTTATCTGCTGATTGCGTGTTTTGGCGACATCTGCGAGACCTTGCTGTCGCCCAAACAACCCGGTGGCGAAGCCTTGGGGGCCGCGCTGGGCCTGGCGCCGCGTCACCAGGCGCAAGCGAGTACCGCGCTCGCGGGCATTGGCCGGACCTTGCTGTTGTTCACCGCAGTCGTGCTCGCCTTCATGCCGTCGGGTTCCAGTCCGGGCGAACTGCTTGAAGGCTTCACTCAGCTGGACTTCGGCAACAAACCGTTGGGCGGTCTGGAAATCGCGCCCAGCGACATTCTGTTGGCCATCGGCGTCCTGGTCATCGGGATGCTGAGCATTCGGATCCTCAAGGACTGGCTGGCCGAACGGCTGCTGCCTGAAACCAACATGGACGCCGGCATGCAAGCGTCGCTGGTGACGCTGGTCGGTTACATCGGCGTCGTCCTGCTCGCGATCGTCGTCATGTCCACGCTGCACGTCAGCCTCACTAACCTGACCTGGGTGGTCAGCGCACTGTCCGTGGGTATCGGTTTCGGTCTGCAAGCCATCGTGCAGAACTTCATTTCCGGGCTGATTCTGCTCACCGAGCGGCCGGTCAAAGTGGGCGACTGGGTCAGCCTGGCTGGCGTGGAAGGGGACATTCGCCGGATCAACGTCCGTGCAACGGAAATCCAGATGTCCGACCGCTCCACCGTGATCGTGCCCAACTCGCAATTCATCACCCAGAACGTGCGCAACGTCACCATGGGCAATGCACTGGGCGTGGTCGGCATCACCCTGACCCTGCCGCTGGACACCGATGTACTGAAAATCCGCGACCTGCTGATGCAAGCATTCACCGAGCACGAAGCGATCCTCGACACCCCGGCACCCTCGGTGTCCTTCAAGGACCTGACGAACACCGGCGTGATCATCGCCGTCAGCGGCTACGTCAACAGCCCACGCTCAGTGGGCGGCGCCCGCAGCGATCTGCTGTTCACCGTCCTCGGACGGTTGCGCGAGTTGGGTATTGCGTTGTCGTCGCCGCAGAGCATGGTGTTGGTGACTGAGGGTGGGGAGAAGCTGGTGCAGCCTGAGGGGTGA
- a CDS encoding TetR/AcrR family transcriptional regulator, producing the protein MSGNTPNSAPRTRRAPKGEKRREELLDAALGLYSIEGYAGASIARIAELVGISVAGVLHHFPNKVALLMAVLTRRDEVNQKIVDEVQSEPTLDGFIEGLQQINRSNATAPGVIRAFSILNAESLVDSHPAWEWFQSRYLTIHQRMRARLDHLVAAGEVRTDVDLDAIVYQVLAMMDGLQLQWLRFPEKVDLVKSFESYMAQVKRDIQA; encoded by the coding sequence ATGTCAGGAAACACGCCAAATTCCGCACCTCGCACCCGCCGAGCGCCCAAAGGCGAGAAACGCCGCGAAGAACTACTGGATGCCGCGTTAGGGCTGTATTCGATCGAAGGCTATGCCGGCGCGTCCATCGCCCGGATCGCCGAGCTCGTCGGGATCTCCGTGGCAGGTGTGTTGCACCACTTTCCCAATAAGGTCGCACTGCTGATGGCGGTGCTTACCCGTCGCGACGAAGTCAATCAGAAGATTGTTGACGAGGTGCAGAGCGAACCGACCCTGGATGGCTTCATCGAAGGGTTGCAGCAGATCAACCGATCGAACGCGACAGCGCCGGGGGTGATTCGCGCGTTCAGCATTCTCAATGCCGAAAGCCTGGTGGACAGCCATCCGGCCTGGGAATGGTTCCAGTCTCGCTATCTGACGATTCATCAACGGATGCGTGCCCGCCTCGATCACTTGGTGGCAGCAGGAGAAGTGCGTACGGATGTGGATCTGGACGCGATCGTGTATCAGGTGCTGGCGATGATGGACGGCTTGCAGCTGCAATGGCTGCGTTTTCCGGAAAAAGTTGATCTGGTGAAAAGCTTCGAAAGCTACATGGCACAGGTCAAGCGCGACATCCAGGCATAA